From a region of the Mycobacterium intracellulare ATCC 13950 genome:
- a CDS encoding SRPBCC family protein has protein sequence MQSYTVRFHIDAPPRKVWRALHPPAPPNAPRPRVLEWPTGSMEILNEGNEAGEGLVRTCVFEVPKYLLTGGRARSWETVTEAEIDKLSRYVAVGAPLWSRAEGYHQLEEQPDGTTVLTFHETYRAYNPVLRFLLERPVYAKISRDNLETYEHALARAGRVRRLV, from the coding sequence ATGCAGTCCTACACCGTGCGATTCCACATCGACGCTCCGCCGCGGAAGGTCTGGCGGGCGCTGCATCCGCCGGCCCCGCCGAACGCCCCGCGCCCCCGGGTGCTCGAGTGGCCGACCGGCAGCATGGAAATCCTCAACGAGGGCAACGAGGCCGGTGAGGGCCTGGTCCGCACGTGTGTCTTCGAAGTGCCCAAATACCTGCTCACCGGCGGCCGGGCGCGTTCCTGGGAAACCGTGACCGAAGCCGAGATCGACAAGCTGTCGCGTTACGTGGCCGTCGGCGCGCCGCTGTGGTCGCGCGCCGAGGGGTATCACCAGCTCGAGGAGCAGCCCGACGGCACCACCGTGCTGACGTTCCACGAGACGTATCGCGCCTACAACCCCGTGCTGCGCTTCCTCCTCGAACGCCCGGTCTACGCGAAGATTTCCCGTGACAACCTCGAGACGTACGAGCATGCGCTCGCCCGCGCGGGCCGGGTCCGGCGTCTCGTCTAG
- a CDS encoding nitroreductase family protein: MDIATVDELLSTTRSVRKRLDLTRPVGRDVILECIQLAMQAPTASNTQDWRWLVITDPDKRAAIAEIYRSIGAQYLAYAADNATDPQTQRVYRSAMSLTETLGQVPVHVIPCLNQRIDTAEPGIAAAAWASIIPAGWSFLLALRSRGLGSVWTTMHLFKEREVAELLGIPPTVTQAALFPVAYTIGTDFRPAARPPAATITFWDGWGEG; the protein is encoded by the coding sequence ATGGACATCGCCACCGTCGACGAACTGCTGAGCACCACCCGGTCGGTGCGCAAACGGCTCGACCTCACCCGGCCGGTCGGCCGCGACGTGATCCTGGAGTGCATCCAGCTGGCGATGCAGGCGCCCACGGCGAGCAACACGCAGGACTGGCGCTGGCTGGTGATCACGGACCCCGACAAACGCGCGGCCATCGCCGAGATCTACCGCAGCATCGGCGCGCAGTACCTGGCGTACGCGGCCGACAACGCGACGGATCCGCAGACGCAGCGGGTGTACCGGAGCGCGATGAGCTTGACCGAAACGCTCGGGCAAGTCCCGGTGCACGTCATCCCCTGCCTCAACCAGCGCATCGACACCGCGGAACCGGGCATCGCTGCCGCGGCGTGGGCGTCGATCATCCCGGCCGGCTGGAGCTTTCTGCTGGCGCTCCGCTCGCGCGGGCTGGGATCGGTGTGGACGACGATGCACCTGTTCAAGGAGCGCGAGGTGGCCGAGCTGCTGGGCATCCCACCCACCGTCACGCAGGCCGCGCTGTTCCCCGTCGCGTACACGATCGGCACCGACTTCCGGCCGGCCGCACGCCCGCCGGCGGCGACCATCACGTTCTGGGATGGCTGGGGGGAAGGCTGA